TCATGAAGCGCTCAGTCCGCATATCAAACGGTTATCACTCCTTGAAATGGCCTTTGGCGTCCTATGAAACACCTTGCTGCTGTTGCCTTCTGCCATCATTCCCTATACCCTTATCCGATGACGTATGCATAAACGAATTTCCCGTCCTGTGTGGCCAGGGTTTTCGTCGGGCCTGATCCTACAGGGATATTTTTGATCACTGAGCCTGCAGCCACATCAATCACGGAAACTTCATTGCTGTTCGAAACAGCGACATACGCATACTGGGAACCTGCTGCTGCAGGCTGATAATCTCCATTTGCCGTGGTTTCAACTGTGCCCATAGTCCCGGTCAGATTGGCAGGAGAGCTGAATCCTGTGACCCACTTGTATCCGATCGTGTAAGCCTGCCCTTCTGGCAGAGATACAGAGCTGCCGCTTGTTCTCCAGACGCCGTCAGAGAGCAGCTTCCACATGGCTCCGCCTGTGATTGCTTCTGCAGGCGATAAATTGACTGTCAGGTAATGATTGACAGTGCCGACAGTGACTGTGCATTCAGCTTCTTTTGTGACCCCTGATTCTCCGTATCTGCAGACAAGCGTGACTGTGCTTGGTGTCGCAGAAGCAGTATATTTTTTATTCGCAATGGTTCCGCTACCTGATCTAATCTCCCAGGTTCCTGTGACTGCCTTTTCGCTCAGATCGTCGTATTTCGCCGTTACTGTGATACCTGACAGGTCCAGAGCCTGGTTCACGTACAGGTTTTTTCTGGAATCCGAAAGTGAGAGAGATGACAGCTGCAGGGTCGTGGCATATGTGCCTGAAATTGCAATCGCCACAGGGCTGCTTCCTGCAGGAAGGGAAATCGTACTTGCAATGGTATGGGTAAGGCTATTGATCACCAGCACCTGGTCATTCTGACAATTGGTCGCGTATGCCTTGGTGCCGTCATAGGAAAAAGCGATCGCATAAGTGCCCCTGCCGCTGTCATAGATTGTCTTGACTAAAGAATTGCCTGCAGTCTCGATCACCTCAATCACGCCCAGGTCCTGATACGGAACATACAGGAATTGCGAATCAGGTGAAAGCGCCATGTCTGAGGAGACTCCGGCCAGTTGGATCTCTGATGAGCTCTTGTCGGATAGATTGATCACCAGAATTTTGTGTTCCCAGGGCAGGTTTACATAGGCTTTTTCCCCTGATTCAGCTATCTCGATCTGAGCCGGATAACCGGGTACTTCCATCGAATCTGTCTCTATATTTGTAGCTGTATTTACCACATGGATAACAGGACTCATGTTGCCTGCTGCATACAGTTTGTCCCCTGCAGGGCTGAAGGCGAGATAACGGCATTTCCCTGAATAGAGCACTGCAGCTTTCACTGTTTTGGTCGCAATGTCGATCGCTTCGATCGATCCGCTCGCATAGGTCACATAGATTGTCTTTCCGTTGGGATTGCTTCTCGCGAACCTGGGATAGGTAATGTTGATCGTGGCTGCCACTGTGTTGGTGGCAGTGGCGATCACAGACAGGCTGCTGCCCCCTGCATTGGCCACATACACCTGGTCTCCTGCAGGAGTGGCTGCTGCAGATAAAGGGGCCTTGCCGACAGCGATCGTGCTCACGACTTTATTGGTAGCCAGATTGATTACAGACAGATTGTCAGGTCCGTAATTCACCACATAGGCATATTTAGAAACCTGGGTCTTGGGTATGTATTCAGCGGAAAGAGTCTGACTCTGGCAATCTACTTCCACTGAAACGTCCGCTGGTTTGTAAAATCCTGTCAAAACATTGAAATTCACCTTGTAGCCTGTCCCCTGGATTATTTCGGCAGTGGCACCTGATGCTTTCCAGGTAGTGTCTATGGATCGTTTCCACTGTCCTGTGCTTGGCAGGGTATTCACTGTCAAAATATAATGGCGGGGCTGATAGGTGCTGGAACTGGCTGGGAGTGTCAGAGGAACTTTGAGCATTGTGCCGCCGGCAGGTGCCGGAGCCGTGTATCCAGGGACTTCCTTGAACACTACAATATAGCCAGTGTTTTCCGATACCAGCACTGAACTTCCTGATGAGCGCCATTCGACTTCGCCGGTCAGTTTCCATCCACCATCTGCTACAACGGCTGAAGGTGTGAGAGTAACTGTCAAGGCATGCTTGCCTGGATTACTGACTTCATAGGTGCTTGTGATGGTGACTGCACTTGTGCCGAGCTTTCCAATGAAGTCTGCAGGAGTGTTAAATTCAGCCACATCCTTGAAACGTATTTCATAAGTGTGATAATCCTGACATGCGACAAGGGTACCACTGGCACGCCAGACATTGTCTGAATTGATCATCCATTTCCCAGCAGTTGCTACGGCAGGGGGAGCAAGTTTCACTGTGACATTGTGGTTGATTTTGGCATACGTGCCTGTTTTCGCTGGAACTACGGCGGTTCCCATAGCTACCAGGGTAGTCGGTTGAGGTATAGGTGTTGTCCAGCCATCAATAGGCCTGAACATAACCTGGTATTTCTTGCCAATGGCGATGTATACGCTGTCGCCGCTCTCACGCCATTCAGTCTCGCTGGTGAGTTTCCACCGCGCTTTGTCCACAATTGCCGCTTCTGGCGTGATGTTTACCGTGAGATTGCCTTTGCTGTAACCGTGGGTGGCGGTTTTATTAATGCCTGTAATTTCGCCTGTGGTTATCTCCTGCGTAGGCCAGTAATAAGGAACTGTATTGCATTCCATCGTATAGGCAGTGCCGACTTCCATGGTAAAAACTTCATTTGTACGCCATTTGCCGTATTCGAATCTCCACTTGGCTCCTGCTGTCACTGCCGCAGGCGGATCAATGGCTACAGTCAGGTTGCTGTGGTCAAGGGAGCAGGACCAGACATCGTTCTGTGGCACGTATTTTGTTCCATCCCAGGTCATGCCTCCGACAACCCACATCTTGTCAGCCATGATAAAGGCCTGATGCCCTGTCCTGATGCCAAGGCCGGTATTCGTGCTGTCTGTTTTCCAGTCAAAGCCATTGAAAGAAGACCAGGCATCATTCCAGAGGAAATTCCCTTCAGTGTCAACTCCGAATCCGCCTGCCAGGCGGATCTTGTTCAGATATGAACAGAGTGAGAAACCATGCTTCAAACCCATTTCTGGCACTATCCAGGCATTCCAGTTGATGCCGTCTGTCGTATACCAGATGTCCTGGCAGTAGCCGTTTGCTCCCACTCCGCCGAACAGGAAAAGCTTGTCTTCCTGGACAATGCACTTGTGCATTGCCCGAGGTGTGAAGAGTTTGGTGCTGGTGACCTTGGTCCATCCAGTCATGTTGGCAGACTGCCAGACTTCATTGGTATAACCGTCGCTTGTCTGCCCGCCAATGATGTAGCAGTATTTCCCAAAAACAACAGCCTGGAAGTCCTGTTTGTTCGCGAGTGGATTCGGTTGAGATGTTATAGCAGTGCTCGTCCATGATTTTCCGTCAGTTGAGCTCCAGATGTTTGCCTCAGGGGTGTTTCCGATAACTCCACCTATTACCCACATTTTACTGCTAAAAAATACTGTTTCCTGATTGTGGCGGGCTGAAAATGGAGCTGCAGCGGTTACTGAAGTCCAGTTTGTTCCATTCTTTGTTTTCCAGACATCCTTTAACTCAGTGGTTCCGTCAGTGCCGCCGATCAAATAAACGCTGTCAGTAATGCCTGCGAGAGAATAGCCGTAACGTGGGGAAAAGGTAGCTTCAGAAGTCTCAAGAGTCCATGTGGCAGAAAGTACTTCATATGTAAAAGGAAGAATTGTTGTCTCATTCATAGTGCCGATACAATTAGCTGGTTTCGTATATCCTGAAACAAGAGAAAATTCAATTTCATATGTCTCGCCAGGTCTTTTGACAAAATTATCGCCATTTGCTTTCCAGAATGTGTCACCTATAAGCCGCCAGTAAGCAAGGTTTGCAATCTTTTCAGGACCAAGGGTAACTTCAATGGTATTACCCTGGATAGTATAAAGCACTTCGACAGTTTCATTTGTGTCGCTCATTACGCCTTGATAATCAGGTTGCTGATAAAATCCAGGCACAAATGAAAAATGGATCAGGAATTCATGTCCATCCTGGTATGTTACTGAATGACCAAGGTCATATGACTCCCCTGTGCCATTCAACTGCCATTTGGCCGAACTTGGCATGTTGTCGTTGAGCGCTGTGACTGTGAGGTGATGGTAAACAGGCGAATAAGTTACACTGATTACCTCAGTCGTACTTCCCATAGTTCCACTGACATTAACCGGAGCAGTCCAGCCGGTAAGGTGCTTGAATTCAATATCGTAAGTTGCACCGGATTCGATCAAAACACTTTTTCCTGAACTATACCAGTCAGCTGTTCCTGCTAAACTCCATTCCGCATAATCTTGCTTTGCTAAAGGGGGAGTGATATTGACAATAAGAGGATATCTTATGTCGTTATAAGTAGCTGTTATTTTGATATCATCGTTCTCAATAGTTCCAGAAACTGGATCTGGTAAAGAATATCCGGGGATTTTCTGAAATTCTACAGTAAAATCCTGCCCTCTAGGTATAAGTTCACTACCCTGGCGGATTCTCCAGTTTTGTTCGCCTACAAATCTCCAGTGTGCTCCATCGCATACAGCTATTGCAGGTTCAATAGATACATACAAAATTTGGTACTCTCCTGAATTTTCAGTATCATTTTGCAAATCTTTCGGTTGATACCTGGAGCGTTTTGTATAAACATTATTCATGAATTTTTGCTCTTTGACATTGCTGGGGGAACCGTCTGCATTTACTGTCGAGATATTGAAGGTGATTGGTTCAGGAGCAATGTATCCCCCCACATCTCTAAACCAGATCTTAAAATCTTTATTGATATATTCACCAAGTGGTGCATAAGTCCCAGCTCTCTGCCAATAGCCACTTGTATCATCAGGTTTTATAGGACTTAAAACCCATCCACCACTATAGTAAACACTCATTGGAAAATAGGTGACAAAAGCCCTGGGACGATCTGTACAACTGAATGTTGGTAGTATTTGACTTTTCGTTATTACTATGGGAACCACACTCTCTCTGTTAAAAGAGTTCAAGATTCCTTTACCTCTAGGAGAAATAAAATCCTGTGTTGTTTCGCCAAACGATACTATAAGTTCAGGTGCAGATTCAGGTATATCAAGTACAGTACCACTAAGAAAACCGGAATATTGCTCTGAGGACGGACTGTTTTTACTATAATGGCTGTAAGCAGATATTTGACAAGGATATGATTCTCTAAAAGCTTCTTTTGGTGAATAATTAACAGTTACTTTAAAAATTCTCTGGTAGTTCAATTCTACAGGTGTGCCCATTTTTACATTTACAATTTTTTTATTGTTTTTTTCATTCATCCAATAATAAGATTCTAAGGCTGAGGAACAATCTTTGGCTTCGATTTCATAATCCCCTTTTGCCACATTGACTTTTTCATTTTGTGGCATCCAAGAGCTCCATTCTCCATACTTTCCTTGCCAAATATCAAACGACCGAAAGCGCCACAAATCAGGGTCATTAGCATGTGCATCCCAGAATGAATTAGGTGATTTTGGAGAAATGTAAGCGGACAATTCCGGATGCGTCGCCTTCCAGAACATCTTATACAGCTCAGCCGTTGCAGCCACTGCCAGTGGTATAAGGTTGTTACCTCTTGCTCTCAACTCTGAATCCGATAAATCACCCGGAATTTTATCGCTACCTTCTGGTCCAGCTTTTGTGCCTCCATCGCTCGAATAATCATCTGTGAATTCGGCTACCACATAAAACAGCTTCCACAAGTCTGGTATTTTCTTGCTATCTCCCCAGTCGGATTCGGTGATCGTAAAACCACAATGCGACAAATCTTTGGCTGTTTTGTAGACCTTAAAATTCGCCACGCAGTCATTCGCCTTCTGACAATCCGAGTTACAATAAGCAACATAATTATAAACTTTATTTTCATTATTAACTTTTCCTGCCCACTCCTCATATGAATCCAGTCCACCCCAAAATGCAGAGTTATGGGCATCGTTGTGCACATGCGCTGGTGTAGTCATATCCTGCAGTAGATGTGCCACTCTGCCAAGAAGATAATAAGCCTTGGCAGGATTTTTGTCATAGCATGCCACGGCCTCTGTCCACATGCTGAGGGCCACAACTGGAGGACCAGAATAGTTGCATTCAGCATGAGAATTAGGAATCCCTTTTTTTAAGCCTGCATCGAAATTTCCTGCTTCTCTTTCCTTGTCTCTCCAGAAATGATGGCCTACTACTCTTAAAGCGTTAAGTTCCAGATTGTCCAGATGATCTGATTTTGGTGCATTGAGAAAAGGACCTTGGGTCAAATCTTTTGACCAATAAAACATATCTTCTTCCATCGAACCTTCGATGATATCGTCATTGCCTGAGATCGCTTCTATCTGAGCATCATGGTCATTGCTCTTGAATTTGTCATAATTGATTTTGGAAAAGGGAGTAGGTGAATTATCCAGAGGTCTTACTGGATCAGTAGTGGTTGTATCTTCGGTGTTTTTGGGATGAGTACCTCCTGTAAATGTTTTTAATATGCACTGGGTCGGTTTCATTACTTCCGATACCTCATGATTTGCTTCGTCTATCTCTTGATAAGGCTTATCGATAATATATTTATATGGAAATTCATCACCAATATACTTTGTAAATTCTTCATTCATTTTCTGAGAGTATGAAATAATTAATTCCTTTGCTTTTCCAGAAATGTATTGATGTACACATCTCCATTCACCGTATTTATCAGAGTCCATATGAAGACAGAATTTCAGCATTGCATCTTCTTCGAATGTGAATCCCAGGGTAGATTCAGTAGTATCATCCACTTCTTCAGTTCCCATGATTACCGGCACCGGCAAGCCTGAGAGATACAGATTTTTGTGCTCATCGCTCAGAACTCTTAGTCCTGCCAGTACTTGATCATAATCAGCACTGCCCTGGATAAGGGAAATCGCTGCAGACAGCCCGCTGACATGAGCCGCTGCCGCTGACGTGCCTGTGGTTGTGCCATATTTATTTCCTGGCAGAAGAGCGGGTATGTCCACTCCAGGAGCCAGGAAATCCACTGCTGAATTCATGGTTGACCCAGACCAGGCCAATCCGTCAGGCCCGCTGGCACCGACAGAAATTACATAGTTGTAAGATGCGGGAAAAAGAGGCTCGCTGTTACCCTCATTTCCGGCAGCAGCGACTACAGTACAACCACTTCTCAGAGCTGCTCCTATTGCCAGTTTCAGCATTTCCGAATAACCATGACCAGCAGCGCTGATGTTGATGATGTTCGCTCCATGCTCAATTGCATAGTAGATACCCTGAACGAGCAATGCATAACAGCCATATCCCTGATTATCCAGCACTTTTACTGGCAGTATCTTCATTCTCGGGAACACCCCGTCAATGCCGAAATCATTCCATGATGCTGCCATGATGCCTGCCATCTCAGTGCCGTGGCCATTGTCATCAGAAGGGTCATCATCCATGTTCAAAAAGTCATAACCTGGCAGTATATTGTTCTGGTCCAGATCCTCGTGATTCCTGTCGATTCCAGTATCCAGCACTGCTACGACCACTTCCTTAGTAGTGCTGATGTTGCCGAGCCATTTGACATCTCCTAATTTCCGCAGATTCCATTGGGTTGGTCTCAGATCCTGGGCGGCGCAGACTTTGACAACCTTGTCCTCTTCCACAGCCTTGAAATCATCATTTTTTTCAATGATTTCCTTGATTTTCGTCCTATCCACCCCAGCCGGTATGTTCACAGCCAGGTAATTACCGCACAGAAGCTGCGGATCAAGCCCATATTGTCTCAAGAGAATCGCCTTTTCCTTTAAAGTGCCTGATTTCATTCTCAGGGTCAGGCGCTCAGGGACAACATCCCCGATTCCGGTATAAGAAGTTCTTGGAGGAACTGGCTTTTTATCAGACAGATCGATTTCAGCATTTACGAT
The Candidatus Wallbacteria bacterium DNA segment above includes these coding regions:
- a CDS encoding S8 family serine peptidase, which codes for MKKLAIGTGLILLFLFLDLFIKPKEHEHDFAPGLTILSLHDTGQNRKFYVEMQSASQYDTSESAWGDMVSSNEKRDITAEKLNYDFYCQDQVSGKIYSYDNKGQGYQTLSSKKIVNAEIDLSDKKPVPPRTSYTGIGDVVPERLTLRMKSGTLKEKAILLRQYGLDPQLLCGNYLAVNIPAGVDRTKIKEIIEKNDDFKAVEEDKVVKVCAAQDLRPTQWNLRKLGDVKWLGNISTTKEVVVAVLDTGIDRNHEDLDQNNILPGYDFLNMDDDPSDDNGHGTEMAGIMAASWNDFGIDGVFPRMKILPVKVLDNQGYGCYALLVQGIYYAIEHGANIINISAAGHGYSEMLKLAIGAALRSGCTVVAAAGNEGNSEPLFPASYNYVISVGASGPDGLAWSGSTMNSAVDFLAPGVDIPALLPGNKYGTTTGTSAAAAHVSGLSAAISLIQGSADYDQVLAGLRVLSDEHKNLYLSGLPVPVIMGTEEVDDTTESTLGFTFEEDAMLKFCLHMDSDKYGEWRCVHQYISGKAKELIISYSQKMNEEFTKYIGDEFPYKYIIDKPYQEIDEANHEVSEVMKPTQCILKTFTGGTHPKNTEDTTTTDPVRPLDNSPTPFSKINYDKFKSNDHDAQIEAISGNDDIIEGSMEEDMFYWSKDLTQGPFLNAPKSDHLDNLELNALRVVGHHFWRDKEREAGNFDAGLKKGIPNSHAECNYSGPPVVALSMWTEAVACYDKNPAKAYYLLGRVAHLLQDMTTPAHVHNDAHNSAFWGGLDSYEEWAGKVNNENKVYNYVAYCNSDCQKANDCVANFKVYKTAKDLSHCGFTITESDWGDSKKIPDLWKLFYVVAEFTDDYSSDGGTKAGPEGSDKIPGDLSDSELRARGNNLIPLAVAATAELYKMFWKATHPELSAYISPKSPNSFWDAHANDPDLWRFRSFDIWQGKYGEWSSWMPQNEKVNVAKGDYEIEAKDCSSALESYYWMNEKNNKKIVNVKMGTPVELNYQRIFKVTVNYSPKEAFRESYPCQISAYSHYSKNSPSSEQYSGFLSGTVLDIPESAPELIVSFGETTQDFISPRGKGILNSFNRESVVPIVITKSQILPTFSCTDRPRAFVTYFPMSVYYSGGWVLSPIKPDDTSGYWQRAGTYAPLGEYINKDFKIWFRDVGGYIAPEPITFNISTVNADGSPSNVKEQKFMNNVYTKRSRYQPKDLQNDTENSGEYQILYVSIEPAIAVCDGAHWRFVGEQNWRIRQGSELIPRGQDFTVEFQKIPGYSLPDPVSGTIENDDIKITATYNDIRYPLIVNITPPLAKQDYAEWSLAGTADWYSSGKSVLIESGATYDIEFKHLTGWTAPVNVSGTMGSTTEVISVTYSPVYHHLTVTALNDNMPSSAKWQLNGTGESYDLGHSVTYQDGHEFLIHFSFVPGFYQQPDYQGVMSDTNETVEVLYTIQGNTIEVTLGPEKIANLAYWRLIGDTFWKANGDNFVKRPGETYEIEFSLVSGYTKPANCIGTMNETTILPFTYEVLSATWTLETSEATFSPRYGYSLAGITDSVYLIGGTDGTTELKDVWKTKNGTNWTSVTAAAPFSARHNQETVFFSSKMWVIGGVIGNTPEANIWSSTDGKSWTSTAITSQPNPLANKQDFQAVVFGKYCYIIGGQTSDGYTNEVWQSANMTGWTKVTSTKLFTPRAMHKCIVQEDKLFLFGGVGANGYCQDIWYTTDGINWNAWIVPEMGLKHGFSLCSYLNKIRLAGGFGVDTEGNFLWNDAWSSFNGFDWKTDSTNTGLGIRTGHQAFIMADKMWVVGGMTWDGTKYVPQNDVWSCSLDHSNLTVAIDPPAAVTAGAKWRFEYGKWRTNEVFTMEVGTAYTMECNTVPYYWPTQEITTGEITGINKTATHGYSKGNLTVNITPEAAIVDKARWKLTSETEWRESGDSVYIAIGKKYQVMFRPIDGWTTPIPQPTTLVAMGTAVVPAKTGTYAKINHNVTVKLAPPAVATAGKWMINSDNVWRASGTLVACQDYHTYEIRFKDVAEFNTPADFIGKLGTSAVTITSTYEVSNPGKHALTVTLTPSAVVADGGWKLTGEVEWRSSGSSVLVSENTGYIVVFKEVPGYTAPAPAGGTMLKVPLTLPASSSTYQPRHYILTVNTLPSTGQWKRSIDTTWKASGATAEIIQGTGYKVNFNVLTGFYKPADVSVEVDCQSQTLSAEYIPKTQVSKYAYVVNYGPDNLSVINLATNKVVSTIAVGKAPLSAAATPAGDQVYVANAGGSSLSVIATATNTVAATINITYPRFARSNPNGKTIYVTYASGSIEAIDIATKTVKAAVLYSGKCRYLAFSPAGDKLYAAGNMSPVIHVVNTATNIETDSMEVPGYPAQIEIAESGEKAYVNLPWEHKILVINLSDKSSSEIQLAGVSSDMALSPDSQFLYVPYQDLGVIEVIETAGNSLVKTIYDSGRGTYAIAFSYDGTKAYATNCQNDQVLVINSLTHTIASTISLPAGSSPVAIAISGTYATTLQLSSLSLSDSRKNLYVNQALDLSGITVTAKYDDLSEKAVTGTWEIRSGSGTIANKKYTASATPSTVTLVCRYGESGVTKEAECTVTVGTVNHYLTVNLSPAEAITGGAMWKLLSDGVWRTSGSSVSLPEGQAYTIGYKWVTGFSSPANLTGTMGTVETTANGDYQPAAAGSQYAYVAVSNSNEVSVIDVAAGSVIKNIPVGSGPTKTLATQDGKFVYAYVIG